In Rubrivirga marina, the following are encoded in one genomic region:
- a CDS encoding cupin domain-containing protein — MERGYPPRLHETIPFTRRPRGVRGHADDTRRAGGHDAPARAVRRRGRYDGLSLFADAPGLEWVFLKRALHSNAAIGYHEQGHDEICYVLSGTGELTMNGSTSMVGPGMAILTRTGSSHGFRQIGEEDLVSLIVYRQEGL, encoded by the coding sequence ATGGAACGCGGGTACCCCCCTCGTCTTCATGAGACGATCCCCTTCACTCGTCGGCCTCGCGGTGTTCGGGGGCATGCTGACGACACCCGCCGCGCAGGAGGTCACGACGCGCCAGCCCGTGCCGTACGACGGAGGGGGCGATACGACGGCCTGTCCCTTTTCGCGGACGCTCCCGGGCTCGAATGGGTCTTCCTCAAGCGGGCTCTCCACTCCAACGCGGCCATCGGGTACCACGAGCAGGGCCACGATGAGATCTGCTACGTCCTGAGCGGCACTGGCGAGCTGACGATGAACGGATCGACGTCCATGGTGGGCCCCGGGATGGCGATCCTCACGCGGACCGGGAGCTCACATGGCTTCCGACAGATCGGCGAGGAGGACCTGGTGAGCCTCATCGTCTACAGGCAGGAGGGGCTCTAA
- the pepT gene encoding peptidase T encodes MSSPLPWRDVVLPSVAARFCRYAEVYTTSDPASDTFPSTERQKDLSRLLVEELTALGLDAEMDAWGYVFATLPSPLPPAEAEALPVVALVAHVDTSPDAPGENVRPQIHPDYDGGPVTFPAAPDLRLDADRQPALARHVGHDLVTSDGTTLLGSDDKAGVAAIMQLVEDLVRADEDAVTIGERPAARPTLRILFTPDEEIGKGTDKLDLARLGADVAYTLDGSGTDVLSVETFNAAEAVFTVDGVGVHPGYAKGVMVNAARVAAAFVEGLAGDPAPETTGDREGYLHPHTVDATTERATVKVLLRDHDDAAMDAKRERVRRLATEIGERFPGAGTDLTITESYRNMRSYIEAVDPRAISVAVEAARAMGFEPEFEAVRGGTDGARLSEKGLPCPNVFTGGHDFHSRFEWNTVQNLERTLAYTHALVRQWGAEASGAAG; translated from the coding sequence ATGTCCTCCCCCCTCCCCTGGCGCGACGTCGTGCTCCCGTCCGTCGCCGCGCGGTTCTGCCGCTACGCCGAGGTCTACACGACCTCCGACCCCGCCTCCGACACGTTCCCCTCGACGGAGCGCCAGAAAGATCTCAGTCGGCTCTTGGTCGAGGAGCTGACGGCGCTCGGCCTCGACGCCGAGATGGACGCGTGGGGCTACGTCTTCGCCACGTTGCCCTCTCCCCTGCCTCCTGCCGAGGCGGAGGCCCTGCCCGTCGTCGCCCTCGTCGCCCACGTCGACACGTCGCCGGACGCGCCGGGGGAGAACGTCCGCCCCCAGATCCACCCCGACTACGACGGCGGCCCCGTGACCTTCCCCGCCGCGCCCGACCTCCGGCTCGACGCCGACCGCCAGCCGGCTCTCGCCCGCCACGTCGGCCACGACCTGGTCACGAGCGACGGGACGACGCTCCTCGGCTCCGACGACAAGGCGGGCGTCGCCGCGATCATGCAACTGGTAGAGGACCTCGTACGCGCCGACGAGGACGCCGTCACGATCGGCGAGCGGCCCGCGGCCCGCCCCACGCTCCGGATCCTTTTCACGCCCGACGAGGAGATCGGCAAGGGGACCGACAAGCTGGACCTCGCCCGCCTCGGCGCCGACGTGGCCTACACGCTCGATGGGAGCGGGACCGACGTGCTCAGCGTCGAGACGTTCAACGCGGCCGAGGCCGTGTTCACGGTCGACGGCGTGGGTGTCCATCCGGGCTACGCGAAGGGCGTCATGGTCAACGCCGCGCGCGTCGCCGCCGCGTTCGTCGAGGGCCTGGCCGGCGACCCCGCGCCCGAGACGACGGGCGACCGCGAGGGCTACCTCCACCCGCACACGGTCGACGCCACGACCGAGCGGGCGACGGTCAAGGTCCTCCTCCGCGACCACGACGACGCGGCGATGGACGCCAAGCGCGAGCGCGTCCGCCGGTTGGCCACCGAGATCGGCGAGCGGTTCCCAGGCGCGGGCACGGACCTCACGATCACCGAGAGCTACCGCAACATGCGCTCGTACATCGAGGCCGTCGACCCACGGGCGATCTCCGTCGCCGTCGAGGCCGCGCGGGCGATGGGATTCGAGCCCGAGTTCGAGGCCGTCCGGGGCGGGACCGACGGGGCGCGGCTCTCTGAGAAGGGCCTCCCCTGCCCCAACGTGTTCACGGGCGGCCACGACTTCCACAGCCGGTTCGAGTGGAACACGGTCCAGAACCTCGAGCGGACGCTGGCCTACACTCACGCGCTCGTCCGCCAGTGGGGCGCCGAGGCGAGCGGGGCCGCGGGGTAG
- a CDS encoding MBL fold metallo-hydrolase, with the protein MHQDWGYSALIEYGGKRILFDTGNDSAGFERNVRQLGVELGRLDAVVVSHRHGDHTSGLRYLLAVNPTVKVYVPDDEAFGGPTPSIFFRQPDSSLPTEMRYFNGVLPGLIPHGSAWAGANFVHVSDSTEIAPGFWLVRNVSNTHQFGETSELSLVVDTENGQVVLVGCSHPGIEQIIASVKRHSPDISMIVGGLHLVTTPQREIERLAVSLRETWKIGRIAPGHCTGELAFAVLRRVFGLGYVYAGVGSVIDLP; encoded by the coding sequence TTGCATCAAGACTGGGGCTATTCAGCCCTGATCGAGTACGGAGGGAAGAGGATTCTTTTTGACACCGGCAACGACTCGGCCGGTTTCGAGAGGAACGTCCGGCAGCTAGGAGTGGAACTGGGTCGCCTGGATGCGGTGGTAGTCTCGCATCGTCACGGCGATCATACGTCCGGGCTTCGCTACCTACTAGCCGTAAATCCCACGGTCAAGGTTTACGTGCCGGACGATGAGGCGTTTGGAGGACCCACTCCATCCATCTTCTTCAGGCAACCTGATTCGTCGCTTCCTACGGAGATGCGCTACTTCAACGGCGTATTGCCTGGGTTGATCCCCCATGGGAGCGCGTGGGCTGGAGCGAACTTTGTCCACGTCTCGGACAGTACAGAGATAGCGCCAGGCTTCTGGTTGGTTAGGAATGTTTCCAATACTCATCAATTTGGCGAGACGTCAGAGCTGTCACTGGTTGTCGACACCGAAAATGGCCAGGTAGTGCTAGTCGGATGTTCTCATCCAGGAATTGAACAAATTATTGCCTCGGTGAAAAGGCACAGTCCGGATATATCGATGATTGTCGGGGGGCTGCATCTCGTTACCACACCGCAGCGAGAAATTGAACGGCTCGCCGTGTCGCTCCGTGAGACGTGGAAGATCGGCCGCATTGCGCCAGGCCACTGTACTGGAGAGCTTGCATTTGCAGTACTCAGACGTGTATTTGGCCTCGGTTATGTGTATGCAGGTGTGGGGTCGGTGATCGATTTGCCCTGA
- a CDS encoding TetR/AcrR family transcriptional regulator → MPDPATAPARRAETDADLRRVILDHARHLLVADGYEALSMRKIAGSVGCSATSIYLHFENKDALTHALISEGMDRLHDALTDAADESVDPPDRLDALSRAYVRFGLDNPEYYEVMFQLHPERMARYPAEDYRRARRNVELFGETIEAGIADGSLAAPSPPDVASAVLWTALHGLVSLHLARRVDVRLAGDDLVDAAVRQSLAPFAVG, encoded by the coding sequence GTGCCCGACCCCGCCACCGCTCCTGCCCGCCGCGCCGAGACCGACGCCGATCTCCGGCGCGTCATCCTCGACCACGCCAGACACCTCCTCGTCGCCGACGGCTACGAGGCGCTCTCGATGCGAAAGATCGCGGGGTCCGTCGGGTGCAGCGCGACGAGCATCTACCTCCATTTCGAGAACAAGGACGCGCTCACGCACGCACTCATCTCGGAGGGCATGGACCGGCTCCACGACGCGCTCACGGACGCGGCCGACGAGTCCGTCGACCCGCCGGACCGGCTCGACGCCCTCTCCCGGGCCTACGTCCGATTCGGGCTCGACAACCCGGAATACTACGAGGTCATGTTCCAGCTCCACCCGGAGCGGATGGCCCGGTACCCGGCCGAGGACTACCGCCGTGCCCGCCGAAACGTCGAGCTGTTCGGCGAGACCATCGAGGCCGGCATCGCCGACGGGTCGCTCGCGGCGCCGAGCCCGCCCGACGTGGCCTCGGCCGTGCTCTGGACCGCGCTCCACGGCCTCGTCTCGCTCCACCTCGCGCGTCGCGTCGACGTTCGCCTCGCCGGCGACGACCTCGTCGACGCGGCCGTCCGTCAGTCGCTCGCGCCGTTCGCCGTCGGCTGA
- a CDS encoding DUF6798 domain-containing protein, with protein MTDRLRRLGPPLFVVVGLAAAVYWRVGYAYGVGDHEELIPQLLRLLDPSLYPRDPFLVAEEQAFSVRFVWLWTLRAACLVVPPPVAVFGFSALAWAAVCGAAFRLVATLVPSRAAAALAVLAAIATIYWTPGSNALWSATYAPESIAWAPALWAVAVFFEDRWTLAAVLLGVTAWIQPLMGLQLGLMLGLVALWQMADGAPLGALRRAVAFGAVVFAVASPILVPTLLTQVGAEPVPDDGLSTFFVTAWLRQAHHYLWTAQPVGTLVRFAVLIAAGGVGLGVLLRGAGPAQESLEAGGVVGGPRPRHIRVAARTLAVIAALVAVYVAMTEGAESLTVAKMQFFRLTLVAKLILLAWAAGAAVAVLPAGGRVRAEALFNSAALGWSVSLGLLAITVFLVVLDVGRPGALWGPRAHREAAVYPAERWIAEHTPRDAVVLVPPTTTTFRVHARRAAAVNFKPTTFRDAAMHRWLARILTVAPTDLPARSGGLDAVVAWRASLDSAYAAHTPAEWSALAETFDADYALVDRSITPTPPAGAPAFATDRWAVYRLRR; from the coding sequence ATGACCGATCGGCTCCGCCGCCTCGGTCCCCCCCTGTTCGTCGTCGTGGGGCTGGCGGCGGCCGTCTACTGGCGCGTCGGCTACGCGTACGGCGTCGGCGACCACGAGGAACTGATCCCCCAGCTGCTCCGGCTCCTGGACCCGTCGCTGTACCCGCGCGACCCGTTCCTCGTCGCCGAGGAGCAGGCGTTCAGCGTCCGGTTCGTATGGCTCTGGACGCTCCGCGCGGCGTGCCTCGTGGTGCCGCCGCCCGTCGCCGTGTTCGGCTTCAGCGCCCTCGCGTGGGCCGCCGTGTGTGGGGCCGCGTTCCGGCTCGTGGCGACGCTCGTCCCGAGCCGCGCCGCCGCCGCGCTCGCCGTGCTCGCGGCGATCGCCACGATCTACTGGACGCCTGGGAGCAACGCGCTGTGGTCGGCCACCTACGCCCCCGAGTCGATCGCGTGGGCGCCCGCGCTCTGGGCCGTCGCCGTGTTTTTTGAGGACCGGTGGACGCTCGCCGCCGTCCTCCTCGGCGTGACAGCCTGGATCCAACCCCTCATGGGCCTCCAGCTCGGGCTGATGCTCGGCCTCGTCGCCCTCTGGCAGATGGCCGACGGCGCCCCCCTCGGCGCGCTCCGCCGGGCCGTCGCGTTCGGCGCCGTCGTGTTCGCCGTCGCCTCCCCGATCCTCGTCCCGACGCTCCTCACCCAGGTCGGCGCCGAGCCGGTCCCCGACGACGGCCTCTCGACGTTCTTCGTGACGGCGTGGCTCCGGCAGGCGCACCACTACCTCTGGACCGCCCAGCCGGTCGGCACGCTCGTCCGGTTCGCCGTGCTGATCGCCGCCGGCGGGGTCGGCCTCGGCGTGCTCCTGCGGGGAGCCGGCCCGGCCCAGGAGTCTCTCGAGGCGGGCGGAGTCGTCGGTGGGCCCCGGCCGCGGCACATCCGAGTCGCGGCGCGGACGCTGGCCGTGATCGCCGCGCTCGTGGCCGTCTACGTCGCCATGACGGAGGGCGCCGAGAGCCTGACGGTCGCCAAGATGCAGTTCTTCCGCCTGACGCTCGTGGCGAAGCTGATCCTGCTCGCGTGGGCGGCGGGCGCGGCCGTGGCGGTCCTCCCTGCTGGTGGGCGGGTCCGGGCTGAGGCGCTGTTCAACAGCGCTGCCCTCGGGTGGAGCGTCTCCTTGGGCCTTCTTGCAATAACGGTTTTCCTTGTCGTCCTCGACGTCGGCCGCCCCGGCGCCCTGTGGGGACCGCGCGCCCACCGCGAGGCCGCTGTTTACCCCGCCGAGCGCTGGATCGCCGAGCACACGCCCCGCGACGCCGTCGTCCTCGTCCCCCCCACCACGACGACGTTCCGCGTCCACGCCCGCCGCGCCGCTGCCGTCAACTTCAAGCCGACGACGTTCCGCGACGCCGCCATGCACCGGTGGCTCGCGCGGATCCTGACGGTCGCCCCGACCGACCTGCCCGCCCGGAGCGGCGGCCTCGACGCGGTCGTCGCGTGGCGCGCGTCCCTCGACTCGGCCTATGCCGCCCACACGCCCGCCGAGTGGTCCGCCCTCGCGGAGACGTTCGACGCCGACTACGCCCTCGTCGACCGCTCCATCACGCCGACGCCGCCCGCCGGCGCTCCCGCGTTCGCCACCGACCGCTGGGCTGTCTACCGGCTGCGTCGGTGA
- a CDS encoding FlgD immunoglobulin-like domain containing protein, translated as MTARLALVALLGSALLATAAVAQDVPLVYDVEHTGANCPPPPLPGWQQLPEIASLPDPFEWSDGSGRITAFSDWQCRRAEILKEIGYYEAGYKPAPPSDENLDVSYAGGQLTITVTEGTRSLTMTAPVNVPSGDGPFPAVIGVAGPTGSLPSDIFTGRDVATVQFNVGDISGDTHGGSRSGPYYGLYPEGNSYGASVGKMTAWAWGISRIIDAIERTPELNIDPSHLAVTGCSFAGKIALFTGAQDERIALTIAQEPGGGGAAAWRVSAALPYEVESLNRTNGSWFSRTFITLFGGQPETLPYDHHELMALVAPRALLVLNNPSIDWLAAESADVSNAAAKEVWTGLGVPDRFGYSIVGGSHCQLPASQRPQVEAFVDKFLLGDTEADTDVATTPYEADLSEWIPWTTPELAMNVSTGDGPEADTASLRPNRPNPFGGGTAIDYVVREPGPVTLEVFDTLGRRVRTLVHGVRASGEHTATWAGQDDAGQALPAGLYVYRLRIDGVDEARTMVRF; from the coding sequence ATGACCGCCCGCCTCGCCCTGGTAGCGCTCCTAGGAAGCGCGCTCCTCGCCACCGCCGCCGTCGCCCAGGACGTCCCGCTCGTCTACGACGTCGAGCACACGGGCGCGAACTGCCCGCCCCCGCCGCTCCCCGGCTGGCAGCAGCTCCCCGAGATCGCCAGTCTTCCGGACCCGTTCGAGTGGTCCGACGGGAGCGGCCGGATCACGGCCTTCTCGGACTGGCAGTGCCGGCGGGCCGAGATCCTGAAAGAGATCGGGTACTACGAGGCCGGCTACAAGCCGGCGCCGCCGAGCGATGAGAACCTCGACGTGAGCTACGCCGGCGGTCAGCTCACGATCACCGTCACTGAAGGGACCCGGTCGCTGACGATGACGGCGCCAGTCAACGTGCCGTCTGGCGACGGGCCGTTCCCGGCCGTCATCGGCGTGGCCGGTCCGACGGGGAGCCTCCCGTCCGACATCTTCACCGGCCGGGACGTCGCGACCGTCCAGTTCAACGTCGGCGACATCTCGGGCGACACGCACGGCGGGAGCCGAAGCGGGCCGTACTACGGCCTGTACCCGGAGGGGAACTCGTACGGCGCCAGCGTCGGCAAGATGACGGCGTGGGCGTGGGGCATCAGCCGGATCATCGACGCCATCGAGCGGACGCCAGAGCTCAACATCGACCCGTCGCACCTCGCGGTGACGGGGTGCTCGTTCGCCGGAAAGATCGCCCTCTTCACGGGGGCGCAGGACGAGCGGATCGCCCTGACGATCGCCCAGGAGCCGGGTGGGGGCGGCGCCGCGGCGTGGCGCGTTTCGGCCGCCCTGCCCTACGAGGTCGAGAGCCTCAACCGGACGAATGGGTCGTGGTTCAGCCGGACGTTCATCACGCTCTTCGGCGGCCAGCCCGAGACGCTCCCCTACGACCACCACGAACTGATGGCGCTGGTGGCGCCCCGCGCGCTCCTCGTCCTCAACAACCCGAGCATCGACTGGCTCGCGGCCGAGTCGGCGGACGTGTCGAACGCGGCCGCGAAGGAGGTCTGGACCGGGCTCGGCGTCCCGGACCGGTTCGGGTACTCGATCGTCGGGGGCAGCCACTGCCAGCTCCCGGCCAGCCAGCGGCCGCAGGTCGAGGCGTTCGTCGACAAGTTCCTCCTCGGCGACACCGAGGCGGACACCGACGTCGCGACCACGCCCTACGAGGCCGACCTCTCGGAGTGGATCCCATGGACCACGCCGGAGCTCGCGATGAACGTGTCGACGGGCGACGGCCCCGAGGCGGACACGGCCAGCCTGCGCCCGAACCGCCCGAACCCATTCGGCGGCGGGACGGCGATCGACTACGTGGTCCGCGAGCCCGGCCCCGTGACGCTCGAGGTGTTCGACACGCTGGGCCGGCGCGTCCGCACGCTCGTCCACGGCGTCCGTGCGAGCGGCGAGCACACCGCGACGTGGGCTGGACAGGATGACGCCGGCCAGGCCCTCCCGGCCGGCCTCTACGTCTACCGCCTCCGCATCGACGGCGTGGACGAGGCCCGGACGATGGTCCGCTTCTAG
- a CDS encoding DUF2188 domain-containing protein, which yields MPSRNVYHVVPREERWGVRLEGSPSLSFETDDRDAAVDRAAGYVRQLGAGRVVVHGDSGQIETVHTFDQLPPEHGSWREAVLSKPVYAAVGAIALVAFGYGLSRRLT from the coding sequence ATGCCTAGCCGCAACGTGTACCACGTCGTCCCCCGCGAGGAGCGGTGGGGCGTTCGCCTCGAAGGATCGCCGTCGCTCTCGTTCGAGACCGACGACCGAGACGCCGCCGTCGACCGCGCCGCCGGCTACGTCCGCCAGCTCGGCGCCGGCCGCGTCGTCGTCCACGGCGACTCGGGGCAGATCGAGACGGTCCACACGTTCGACCAACTCCCGCCCGAGCACGGGTCGTGGCGCGAGGCCGTGCTCTCGAAGCCGGTCTATGCAGCTGTCGGTGCCATCGCGCTCGTGGCCTTCGGCTACGGCCTCAGCCGACGGCTGACCTAG
- a CDS encoding nuclear transport factor 2 family protein, with amino-acid sequence MNQLARLFAALVLSPLFGVSLSSASCAQGAPGGAAEETIVRALDEEERQAVLAGDTAALEGLWSEALIVNNPQSRVSVSRGDVLDLVKRGLIRYATFERRVEEVRRNGDVVVVMGTESVVPAGDAPLAGQTVQRRFTNVWMKEEGTWRMIARHANVVPSN; translated from the coding sequence ATGAACCAGCTTGCACGCCTTTTCGCCGCGTTGGTGCTAAGCCCCCTCTTTGGGGTCTCCCTCTCAAGCGCTTCTTGCGCGCAAGGAGCCCCCGGTGGGGCCGCAGAGGAAACGATCGTTCGGGCCCTCGACGAGGAGGAGCGCCAAGCCGTCCTGGCCGGGGACACCGCCGCGTTGGAGGGGTTGTGGTCGGAGGCCCTCATCGTCAACAACCCGCAGAGCCGCGTCTCCGTCAGCCGGGGAGACGTACTCGATCTGGTGAAGCGCGGGCTGATCCGGTACGCCACTTTCGAGCGGCGGGTCGAGGAGGTCCGTCGGAACGGGGACGTGGTCGTCGTCATGGGCACCGAGTCGGTCGTACCGGCCGGTGACGCCCCCCTGGCGGGACAGACGGTGCAGCGGCGGTTCACGAACGTCTGGATGAAGGAGGAAGGGACGTGGCGGATGATCGCCCGTCACGCGAACGTCGTACCGTCGAACTGA
- a CDS encoding penicillin acylase family protein has translation MKRLLAILLAAVVLLALLGAVGVWGALRGSLPHLDGEHALAGLSAPVTVERDAAGVPTITAATRPDAARALGYVHAQERYFQMDLLRRAPAGELSALLGEATWRTDSTLAGHRFRERALASVAALPPDQRAVLDAYVDGVNAGREALDARPFEYLALRQEPAPWRPEDSILAAYAMVLDLQFDGGFGVELEREAVAAALPEALADFLTPRGDDWDAPIQGDAIAPPPIPAPDQLEGFRLGAEAGAVADPPTPGSNNWAVAGDLSETGSAIVADDMHLGLRLPHIWFRASLVYGGRRVTGVTLPGAPLVVVGSNGDVAWGFTNSYGDFIDYVRLVDAPDRPGHVLTDSGSVAVDTLRIDVAVGGDVRQLVVVDTPWGPVTARDADGTAYAVQWSVHRPEATNLALLDVETATTLDDALDAANRSGIPAQNFTAGDRAGRIGWTIAGQIPLRAGRDGRRPVDSTDPNARWAGFLPPSDVPRVTDPEDGRLWTANARVVSGEALAVIGDDNYAHGARARQIRDGLRALTPPISEQDLLGIQLDDRAVLMGRWRDLFLQTLAEAEPTTDRDSLRVLLDAWSGRAAPGDVGYRLTKEFREAVVERVLPPLMAPVRARAPRADLPARDETPVWALVTERPTHLLPSGHASWQALLEDAADDVADQHDVLSQASWGAANTLRMEHPMASALPGLGDRLVMPAVPQFGDQRMPRVSGPDFGASQRMVVSPGHEDRGIFQMPGGQAGHFLSPYWGAGHDDWVEGRPSPFLPGPTEWTLTLTPAG, from the coding sequence ATGAAGCGCCTCCTCGCCATCCTGCTCGCCGCCGTCGTGCTGCTCGCCCTCCTCGGCGCCGTCGGCGTGTGGGGCGCGCTGCGCGGCAGCCTGCCCCACCTCGACGGCGAGCACGCCCTCGCCGGCCTGTCGGCGCCCGTGACCGTCGAGCGCGACGCGGCCGGCGTGCCGACGATCACGGCCGCGACCCGGCCCGACGCGGCCCGCGCGCTGGGCTACGTCCACGCGCAAGAGCGGTACTTCCAGATGGACCTCCTCCGGCGGGCGCCCGCCGGCGAGCTCTCGGCGCTCCTCGGCGAGGCCACGTGGCGGACCGACTCGACGCTCGCCGGCCACCGCTTCCGCGAGCGGGCCCTCGCAAGCGTCGCCGCGCTGCCCCCCGACCAGCGGGCCGTCCTCGACGCCTACGTCGACGGCGTCAACGCCGGGCGGGAGGCCCTCGACGCGCGGCCGTTCGAATACCTCGCCCTCCGCCAGGAGCCGGCACCGTGGCGGCCGGAGGACTCGATCCTCGCTGCCTACGCCATGGTCCTCGACCTTCAGTTCGACGGCGGGTTCGGGGTCGAGCTCGAGCGGGAGGCCGTCGCCGCCGCGCTCCCCGAGGCCCTCGCCGACTTCCTCACGCCCCGCGGCGACGACTGGGACGCGCCCATCCAGGGCGACGCGATCGCCCCGCCTCCAATCCCCGCCCCGGACCAGCTCGAGGGCTTCCGCCTCGGCGCCGAGGCGGGCGCGGTCGCCGACCCGCCGACGCCGGGCTCGAACAACTGGGCCGTCGCGGGGGACCTCAGCGAGACCGGTAGCGCCATCGTCGCCGACGACATGCACCTCGGGCTCCGGCTCCCCCACATCTGGTTCCGTGCGTCGCTGGTCTACGGCGGGCGCCGCGTGACGGGCGTGACCCTGCCCGGCGCACCGCTCGTGGTGGTCGGGAGCAACGGCGACGTGGCCTGGGGCTTCACCAACTCGTACGGCGACTTTATCGACTACGTCCGCCTCGTGGACGCCCCAGACCGGCCCGGCCACGTGCTCACCGACTCCGGGAGCGTCGCCGTCGACACGCTACGGATCGACGTGGCTGTGGGCGGGGACGTCCGCCAACTGGTCGTGGTCGACACGCCCTGGGGCCCGGTCACGGCGCGCGACGCCGACGGGACGGCCTACGCCGTGCAGTGGTCGGTCCACCGGCCCGAGGCCACGAACCTCGCGCTCCTCGACGTCGAGACGGCGACGACGCTCGACGACGCGCTCGACGCGGCCAACCGCTCGGGCATCCCGGCGCAGAACTTCACCGCCGGCGACCGGGCCGGGCGGATCGGGTGGACGATTGCGGGGCAGATCCCGCTCCGCGCCGGCCGCGACGGCCGGCGGCCGGTCGACTCGACCGACCCAAACGCACGGTGGGCCGGCTTCCTCCCGCCGAGCGACGTGCCCCGCGTCACCGACCCGGAAGACGGCCGGCTGTGGACGGCCAACGCCCGCGTCGTCTCGGGCGAGGCCCTCGCGGTCATCGGCGACGACAACTACGCCCACGGCGCCCGCGCCCGCCAGATCCGCGACGGCCTCCGCGCCCTCACGCCGCCGATCTCGGAACAGGACCTCCTCGGCATCCAGCTCGACGACCGCGCCGTGCTGATGGGCCGCTGGCGCGACCTCTTCCTCCAGACGCTCGCCGAGGCCGAGCCGACGACGGACCGCGACTCGCTCCGCGTCCTCCTCGACGCCTGGAGCGGGCGCGCCGCGCCCGGCGACGTCGGGTACCGGCTGACGAAGGAGTTCCGCGAGGCCGTGGTCGAGCGCGTGCTCCCCCCGCTGATGGCGCCCGTCCGCGCCCGCGCTCCGCGCGCCGACCTCCCGGCGCGCGACGAGACGCCGGTGTGGGCCCTCGTCACGGAGCGCCCGACCCACCTCCTCCCCTCCGGCCACGCGAGCTGGCAGGCCCTCCTCGAAGACGCGGCCGACGACGTGGCCGACCAGCACGACGTGCTCTCACAGGCGTCGTGGGGCGCGGCGAACACGCTCCGGATGGAGCACCCGATGGCCTCCGCCCTCCCCGGCCTCGGCGACCGGCTCGTTATGCCGGCCGTCCCCCAGTTCGGCGACCAGCGCATGCCGCGCGTCTCGGGCCCCGACTTCGGCGCGTCGCAGCGGATGGTCGTGTCGCCGGGCCACGAGGACCGCGGGATCTTCCAGATGCCCGGCGGCCAGGCCGGCCACTTCCTGTCCCCCTACTGGGGCGCCGGCCACGACGACTGGGTCGAGGGCCGCCCGAGCCCCTTCCTGCCGGGCCCGACGGAGTGGACGCTCACGCTCACGCCCGCGGGCTGA
- a CDS encoding glycosyltransferase family 2 protein, whose amino-acid sequence MPPAVSLVLPAFNEVENLEDAVAQARGPLQDIDPAWELVIVDDGSDDGTGALADRIALADPHVRVVHHAENRGKGVALRSGVAAARAPVVAYTDADLPFDMEALGRAHARLVETGADLVAGLRTNREQYSLRRRVLSGTYNALFRALLGVPLDDVGFALKVMRRETFERADLQSDGGFIDAELMAWAHRSGLYIERVGVEFTPRVRGTSTMAEPASVAGILRDLMLFRLGRLRPRRAALPRETPA is encoded by the coding sequence ATGCCGCCCGCCGTCTCCCTCGTCCTCCCCGCCTTCAACGAGGTCGAGAACCTTGAGGACGCCGTCGCCCAGGCTCGCGGACCGCTCCAGGACATCGACCCCGCCTGGGAGCTTGTGATCGTGGACGACGGCTCGGACGACGGGACCGGCGCCCTGGCCGACCGGATCGCCCTGGCCGACCCGCACGTTCGCGTCGTCCACCACGCCGAGAACCGCGGGAAGGGCGTGGCCCTCCGGAGCGGCGTCGCCGCGGCCCGCGCCCCTGTCGTCGCCTACACCGACGCCGACCTCCCGTTCGACATGGAGGCGTTGGGGCGCGCCCACGCCCGCCTCGTCGAGACTGGCGCCGACCTCGTGGCCGGCCTCCGCACCAACCGCGAGCAGTACTCGCTGCGGCGGCGCGTCCTCTCGGGCACCTACAACGCCCTCTTCCGCGCGCTCCTCGGCGTCCCCCTCGACGACGTCGGGTTCGCGCTGAAGGTCATGCGGCGGGAGACGTTCGAGCGGGCGGACCTCCAGAGCGACGGGGGCTTCATCGACGCCGAGTTGATGGCGTGGGCCCACCGCTCCGGCCTCTACATCGAGCGGGTCGGCGTCGAGTTCACGCCGCGCGTCCGGGGCACGTCGACGATGGCCGAGCCCGCGTCCGTGGCCGGCATCCTGCGGGACCTCATGCTGTTCCGGCTGGGCCGCCTCCGCCCGCGCCGCGCCGCGCTTCCCCGCGAGACCCCGGCATGA